Genomic segment of Diachasmimorpha longicaudata isolate KC_UGA_2023 chromosome 14, iyDiaLong2, whole genome shotgun sequence:
TCctcctttcaaaatttttttttcttcttttctaaaaaagaatgagaagggggggggagtggaaaataaaaggtcTTCACTGGCTCCTTCGATTCGCCCCTTTTCACGGTAATGGGACGTATGAAATCACCAGGTGGTAATGGACTCggggagaaataattttctcaatcGGTTTTAGAAAAGTTCAACCCCGGGGGTAATGGCTTGACGTGTTCGAAGAGATTTCCGACAAGTTTTTGTTTGATTTGTCGGTAATGAGAGGGTACGGGTCTATTTTacgggggaagggggaggattATTCACGGAGATCGAGTTGattgaaatgattttgtttaaaaaaagaatttgtcatgaagtaatttttctttctattattttcagtgatatttttttttttggctttttGAATTTGAAGGAATTATTCTAGGGGATGAAGTGACTGATGACTTCATCTACACATTAGAAGGAGAACTTGAGGTTTGACTGATGATAACACACCTACTGGTGGTATCATCGCAtgtgaataaagaaaaaaatagaaaggtCAATTAGATCTGACTAAAACttgttttaaattgaaatgtgaatattaatgaatgattgtccataaaatttcgaaaattacgCAGtcgatatttcattgaaatgagTTTCTAAGAATTCCGTATCTGAAGCAGTTTCTGTTTACGAAATGAGATACCTAATCGCGAAAATACGGTGATTCGCGTTTAAGCTGTTGTTGGTTTTTCTAAACAGTTAGAAATGTCTCATGTTTACGTTTCTTTTCAACCTCATCTCGTTCGccttaaatatatttatctcGCGTTTAATTCGTCTGCTTTCAGACACGAGAggccaaaattttgaaaaatattgaaacgcTGCTTAACGTGGGGTTTTTACTATTccgaaaattttcttattaattaaaaatataatataaattatgGGTAAACTCACTCGTCACTGCTACGATGAAATACTGGTCCTAGAAATTCACCTGTGTGGGCACTTCACTCTGTGAtgacacaattttttataacactgACACTGTTGTTTTACCACTGTAAACACTTCACTCCACAACAAAACACTGAAAATGGCTGCCAACCGGCGGACCAATGAGATTTCACTATTCATTTTGCCGGTCTTTCGATGGCTCTACTtatatatgtacatattttcgctaaaaataaaagcagAAGCACTATTAGGTACCGGTTCCGTAATAAAACTCACGATAATTACGACAAAACTCCCGAAATATGCACAACTGCGACAAAGGGATCGGCGGCTGCTCTTGACTAGACACTGTGCCATTTACCGTACGTCACCGCGATTTTTCAATGCAATATCACTAACGTCCATTCAAAACAGTCAACATTCACCTGATCGAATTTATTGGATTGATCGTCACTGCGTAAAATCGATATTATCGATAAACTGCGTCCCAAACAACTGTCTCTGACCGGCATGCCTTGCACTGTGCTGCGTGCGCACAATTTATCCAAGATGGCGTCGTCCCACTAGCGCCACTAACGGGAGCTACGCGAGGCGACATAAAATGGCTGCCGGCCGGCAGGCCAATAATATTCCCCTATTTATTTTGGCGGTCTTTCCATaacattaattatatatatacatatatataataCGTGTTGATAtcgtatatatttatattttaactGGGAATGAAAGCAGCAGCACTATTATGTCCCTGTCCCATGACAAAACTGTCCGTAATTCCGACAAAACTCTCAAAATATGCACAACTGCGTCAAAGTAACCGGCGACTATTCTCGATTAGAAATTGTTGCATTTACCTTAAATGACATCGATTTGTCAATGCACTATCACTAACGTCCTTTCGAAACGATAACAATTCACTGTATCGACTTTATTGGACTGATCTTCACTGCGTAAAATCGATAAACTGTAACTGCGTCCCAAACAACTGCCACTGACCGGCATGCCTTGCACTGTGCTGCGTGCGCACAATTCGTCCAAGATGGCGTCGGGCCACTAGCGCCACCAACATGGAACTACTCGAAGCCTCTGCGTGAATTTCACGCTCAACAGTATTTCTGACAAATTGATAGAAACAACATTTGTGAGTATAAAACTTctcttttaatgaaaatatgaattattCTCGGTGGTCAGAGGTATCAGGAAGGCAATGATTAGTCGATATACGAacaattttctctcttttGAAGGTTCACTCAGTGATTTTTACCACACCACTGGAAAACGTGTCTCGGCAGCCGGGATTGACCGCCATTTTCAGTATTTACTTGCAAACCCTTTGCGGgcatttttttgttgtgttTTATCTGAGAAATACTATTCAGTGATCACCGGAGCCAGTCATGTGAGTATTTTTCAACGTTATTTACAGGAGACTAGTGTTAGTCAGGGTGGGAGTGATTATCGTGAgtgtttttatttgtttctcaTCAGGGCTAGGAGTCGTAAGGACAGCAATGGAAAAAGTGACTCGGAGGCGACCGATAAAGATAGCAAACGCGATAAGGGTCGTGAGAAGGACAGGAAGAAACGTACTGCATCGTCCTCGAGCAGTGGAAGCAGGTACAacaagattttttaatttattatggaCAGAAATGGTTTCCGGTCTGCTTTAATGAAGTGTCAActgttcttcaatttttttattcatttatcatGATGAAATCCATAGGAGGAAGGGGTTACTCCCTACAAATATTCCACTAGCTCCCTGGgtttagaaaatatttgcacaaaaacaattttacaatttaCAAGAATACTTACCACGTTATTAACCCGTTATAAAATTATCTTCAGATCAAATAATTGTTCTGATTGTTTCAGCTCGTCAGACAGTAGTTCAGGCTCATCGAGTTCCAGCAGTGGCAGCAGTTCTCGTTCCAGTTCTTCGTCCAGTAGCTCATCAAGTAGCTCGGGAAGCTCGTCAGGAAGCTCCAGGGACAGAAATCGTAAACGCAGTCGTAGTAAGAGTGCTGATGCCTCCAGAAGGCATGACAACAAGGAGAAGGAAAGGGAGAAGGATCGGgaaaaagagagggagagagatcgAGACAGGAATAAGGATAAGAAGAAGAATGATTCCGTGGCTGATAAACTAAAACCCAAAGGAAGATCTAGGtaaatgataaattcattACTTGTTTTCCTCTTTaggaaaaatggaattattaaaagcaaaaatttcatttcgatgTTCTCCAGGTCTCCATCAGCAAGAAGATCGGTTTCTCCTCGTCGAAAGCGTAGGGAGCGTTCACCGATCCCTCGCCCTACCAAGATCCACATCGGTCACTTAACGAGAAATGTAACAAAGGATCACATAATAGAAATATTCTCTTCATACGGCCAGATAAAAATGGTAGACTTTGCAGTGGACAAAATGCATCCAAATCATGGTAGAGGGTTTGCTTATGTTGAATTTGAGACAGCTGATGAGGCTGAGAACGCTATGAAGCACATGGATGGAGGACAGATCGACGGACAGGAGATAACAGCAGCTCCAGTACTTCTACCCAAGCCCAGACCCATGCCCATGAGACGAATGTCCCCTGGGATAGGCAGAGGTGGACCCATGAGATGGGGAGGGAACAGGAGAAACTCACCACCGCGTTATCGTCGACGTTCGCCTCCGATGAATCGTCGCAGAAGCCCCAGACCACCCAGACGCAGGCAGAGATCCAGATCAAGAAGTCCTGTTAATAGTTCACGTCACAGGCATCGAAGATACACCAGGTCCAGCTCCAGCAGCTCGCGATAAAATCGATGAATTTTGGGTAAATAATATCATTTGGCGTGACtcatgggagaaaaaaaagtggattaaaatcaattagtgattgagggatgaaattttttcattgagtttCAGTTCTTGAGAAGTGATTTGGGGTGCGAGGGAGgcagaaggattttttttttcaagaatgacagcagtacaaaaaaaatccgtgATCAAGTTTCTATCTGCGTTAGATCCAaatatgtttttaaaaaactgaatTCAAGAGGATCACACTTcctaatttatttcaatactgtATTAGTGACGTTTAAACATGTGAGGGTTGAAAATAACCCTCTCACTGATCCCTGATGGAAATTTGTATCTgtttttgaatggaaaaataaggGATCAATTATCTTTCGAGAAGTTAATAATTTGAGATGCAAGAAGGCCATAAAAAACGATCACGGAATTATCTAAAATTTAGCGTTAGCGAAATAATTGCACAATTATTGAAAACGACAACAAAAGGAAAATCTCAATCGTTTTTAATTCAATCGTAAATATCTGTTATGATGGATTATTTAATTCACTATGCCTTCAATGATAGACaacatgaaaatttccaaatcatTTATCGGAGTAAAGCCAAGGAAGTGAGAATGATGAACCAATAATATCGTAATtgtaattaagaaaattgtgaaacgaataaaaataaaaaattaccgatAGGTATTTTTTTTGCACTGTCAATGTTAAGGAAATAAATCATTCGGACTATGAAATACTGTGGGGATTAAAAATGAACAGACACTTTCATTTTTCGACAAGTTGGTACTTTGATAGAAACTATTGATTATTGGATCCTTTTACAAAGAATCAATTTTCgcatttttgttcattttcttTTAGAAAAGAATTCTATTCACACAAAACTTTCCATTATACTCGTTTTTCCTTTATCtacaaaaacagaaaaaaatgtccattGCATCACCACTTTTAATTTCCATATTTTCCTCTTCTTAGTTCCTCTTGGGCCAGcttcatttaatttatcgCTGAAattacttgttttttttaaatcttcattgatgaaaaatatctacAATCTGTTGTTTAGCCTTTATATATTCGCTagatttttatataattattcaatatacAATTTCACAGTCACTTTTACAATgtgaataaatcaattaaatggtcatgaggaggaggaggagggtggGGCtagcaatttattttcattttttaaataattgcaaaaatcCCTAGTCAAAAGGTTTTTTCACTTTAGTTCAATTCACTCCACAACGTACGGCATTCGCATCTTCGCTCATTTAGTCAGTTCTTTccagctgatttttttttactaaaaaaattggtaaTGCTTTGCTCTTCAGTGTTGTCTACTAATTCCCTCATCTTTTGGCACTTGCCAATGACATTCTAACTAAATGTAATTGAAATTACTCAATTGGTTTTGATTCAGTTCCtgaaaccaatttttttttcgttttaacgGAAGAGATTAATGATTATTAAACGCTGGGGAcacgattgtttttttttaattaataaattaataatagtgAGGGCGACTGAGGAGATTCAAAGGTTTTAGCAACCCTCAAAACTAGTTTCTCGTACAAGAAATAGAgtatttttgtatttaaaaaaattctaaaatctcAATTGAAATAGTAAAATCTCCCCAATAAAATCCCTCGAACTGATCTGGAAAGTTTTTTATCACAGGAAAAATTCTAGTGTCCccagataaattaaaaattaaaacatgAAATCCCAAAAGAAATGGTTGAATAACGTCCCCCATTCACTcggtcaaagaaaaaaaaaaggaacttGAAACggttaaaaacaaaattagaaTTTATATACTTGCTCTTTATATTAcaagaattaaattaaaatccgAATCCTCGACGCCACTAACAGAGATTCATTCATCTGTACGACtcgacaataaataaataattaaataatttgtgGTTCTCCTCAAAAACATGTCCCTCGGTCCTTATTCAAAGCTAGAGATCTGTCAGACGAGTCTAGCCATTCATCCTCTCAAACaagagatttaaaaaaaaaaacaattcgctTTACGTATTCCCTCTCACTTGTCCCTACAGTAATTCGTAATATTACACACGATATTAACGTTACTTGTTACTTAATAACCGTAATAATAAGTCGTATATATAATATAGTTCTATAGACAGTCAGATCCCCTAGGATCCATTTTGAATGCATCCTCGTGAaacttcacaaaaaaaaaatctcactgCAGGTTATTTTTAGACGGAAAGATACCTGCACTCACCGTTCATTCTTTCCATTATTTACAAATTTGTTTTAAACTAGTTTTGATTCTCTGTGGAATATAAAAAGCTAGAAATTTCTCTGTCAAAGGGAGCCCACGTATGcccacaattaaaaattttcaccgCCACGTACTTTGAAATTCATTGGAGATGAGGAATCCCCAAAAACAACATTCGAAGGATTAATTCAAAGCCATTGATCTGaatttgatataaaaaaatttaccccTCAGCCCTTACCAGCAAAAACCAAAGAAATCAACTTTTTAAATTCCTCATCTATCAAAACCTCCCCAAAAGCCCCCTTATCATCGAGACTGCGAGGAGTCCTCCTTCTTATGCATCTCAGCATGAATGATTCCATCAACCTGTCTAGATGCATTCCCAGGCCCAGGGCCAGCCCGATGATGCATATGAAGATTGCTGAGAGGTCCAGGACTGGGATCCTTTCCTCTGAGTGCAGCCACATTCTGATTGTACCCAGCATAGAGTTTCGCCCTCTCCTCCTCTTCAGCCCTGAAGGCAGCAGCAGCCATCAGAGGATTGTACCTCAGCTGCTGTAGTGCATCGTACCTGTACGGATCCCTGAATGGATCAGGTGTCCATGGGCCAGGTGGTTGTCCAGGTCCTGATGCCGATGGGGGTGGTGGTGGGGGCTGAAAGTGCTGCATAGGATGACCCAGTGGCATCATTGTCCGCGACATTCCATGTGGAATGCTGTGAGGATGCCTAGCCAAGTATGCATGATGAGGATGATGATATCTCGGGTCTGGAATGGGACTGGGGCCCTGTGACAATCCAGGGCCTGGTACACTTGGACCCCTTGACAGCATAACAACATCGTCGTCTTTGCTCCTGGGTTCCTCCTTCACTCGCACCTCACTGGGATCCAATGTTCCATTTCTCAAAGGCGATCTGTCACGCCCCATCATCGCATGCTGACGATTCTGATGCATCAGTCTCTCTCGTTCCATCTCCCGTCTCTCCAACTCCCTCCTCTCCTTGTCACGTCGTTCACGCTCACGCTCACGCTCTGCTGCCTCCTGCTGCTTCCTCTTCTCCTCTTTTTCACGTTCACGACGTTCTCGTTCCCGCTGCTCCTCGCGTTCACGCTCCCTACGCTGACGCTCGAGCTCCTCGCGCTCTCGACGCTGACGTTCGTGCTCCTCACGCTCACGCTCTCGTTCGCGACGTTGACGCTCGAGCTCCTCACGTTCACGACGCTGACGTTCACGCTCACGTTCACGCTCTTCGAGCTCCGCACGACGATCGATGGAAGGGGGCTCGGGTTTCAGAGTCCAAGAGACTGTTGTTGGAGGAAAGCCTGGATTCGCACGCTGGAGACTGCAAAAACAATATATTTAGGGAGGGGCCTATTTTTGTTGtggataattatttatgattatCAGTGAAGCAGAGAAGGGGAACTCCCattttgatttaaatattATGTTGATTAGTTTTTTACCCTCTCCAAGGATCATGAACAGCTGACGTGAGTCCGCTCAACTGCGATATATCTCTGGTAGGTGGAAATGCTGACAGCGTCGGGAAATTTGGATTTCCTCCACCATATGATGCTGGATATCTCCCGAATGGTGACATTCCACttcctaaaataaaaaatacaacattCATTTAAAATGTAAACTCACAAATTTACATAAATCATAAGAAAAAAGATTTGAAAATGACAATCAAATTAGATTCgattgaattataaattttgcaattttatttCCGTTATCCCTCAAATAAATTTCGTAGGTTTGCAATCTTTGCGGAATGATCCACAACAGCCAAATTGGTGACCAACGATTATACTAATCCTGTCACCTGAGCGACCGGGGTTCGATTCCCCGTTGATTtacaaattttcatatttggcTTACCGCAGTGGCGAAATTGGTTAACGCGCCGGTGTCAACAGATGTATCTTAATTTGTCTACAGAGGGTTAGATGGAGTGGCACTATTAATTATATGAAATGCGGGATTGCTCAAAAAGCAGGGTTACTAATCGGACCTATCTTGACCATCATCGTTGCTAATCTGGAGTTCTCGGTTCAAATCCGAGCtgcggtattttttttcataattatatttttctctactAACCTAAATGTGACGCAGATGTGGACAGAAACCCAACAGGATGAGGGGGTGGTGGTGCCCCAGGATGACTAGGAGGCATATTGGAAGGAAAGGGTGGCGCCAGAGAGGGCCCACCCAGTCCTAAACCACCTGGAGGCCCCCCTGGATATAAATGTCCTGGTGGCCTCAGAAGTTCTGTCTTGGTTGCCACTACTCCCCCGGCTTTCGCCTCCGCCTGTTGCTTCTGCTGGTGATGGTAAATTTCCCAGGCTATTCTCACGTGCATTGCGTTCCACTTACCAGTcttctgaaaaattcatatatttttaaattatcatgCAAAACCTCAATTTCTGTTGCTCCTCATGGAATAATTaactggaatttttctcttcaacccttcccattaattaatcaacactGAGTATGAatcttgaataaaaaaaatttaagatttGCCTACGACAATTGCATAAACATTTCTAAGCAGTAAACGCACTCAATCACTTACTTTTGGTGCATATGATGTCAAATGATTAGGTGGCACAAACGGTGTAGACGGACCCATTCCTGGATGTAGAAGTCCAGCATTGAATCCGGGATAACTCGAAAGATTGAGATTGCCACGAAAAAATGGCGAATCAACGCTTCCCAGCTTTGGAATATCCTTAAACTGttcaatcaatatttcattaaaaataataattatctcttacaaaacaaatattattatcattaagaTACTGACGATTGGGGGTGGAAACAATGTCGTAGCAGCTGGTGGAGGCAGCAGAGGAGTCGTGTGCTGATGTACATGGGTGTGCTGATGCTGATGATGATGCATCTCTGTTCTTAAATACGGTGGAGGCCCTAAATTACTCACTGCAACGTTTCTATCTTGGGAAGAGGCTAGGAACCGATTATCCAACTCCCGTCTCAACAGATCCGTTTGACCTGTGACATGGGTCACCCCTTAATAATTTACGCATCAGTATTTTTAGTAAGTTAACACaattattaatagaaaattttacaaGCTAAAATTTCATCGtaagataataaaaatagataCCCCCATATTCCCGAGATAAAACAGGTGAAGTTGTCAAATTTATCTTGACAATTTGACAGATATTTCAAGATAAATatgtaattgaaaataaattgatgaatgtCTGAAATTGATTTGCAAACTCACTTGTCTGGAAGAGTGACTCAGCCGAGAAAGGATTGGGATTGGTGGTGGGTGGTGGTAATGAAGGCAACGAAGTGTGAGGACTGGAACTTGATACTGGGGGTGGTAAAGGAGCTGCAAACATTGGTGGTGGAAAATTGTGCATTCCGAGGGCTGCTGAGGGAGGTGGGGGTGTTGGCCTTGGCACTGATGTACCAGTCGCAGGTGATAATTGAGAACTCGTGCTACTACTGAAACAAAATGATAACACAGTATTAACAACAAAATATAATTCGAACTAGCCGATTTATCGAAGTCATAATTGAGGAATCATTAACCGGACCATTCCTGAGATattgagttaaaaaaaaaaattacctgatCCATCCTTGAGCCTTTGAATAAGCGGGTAGACTAGAATTGGCTGGGGATGACGTGTTTGGCACACTGACTGGCGTTATACTCCCTCTGCTCAACGTACTTACGTTACTGCTGCACATTAATTCCgtaaaaacgtgaaaataaaaaaaatgtcaattacttaaggataaaaataaacagtGTAACCCATAGATAATAACGATTGTTACCTGTAACTGTCACGTTCACGATTAGGACTGTGACCCCTTggtgaattattattgttgatacgtccaGCAAGACTACACGTGACAATGTCCCGATGTGCTATTGTATTAGCTGTGGTAACTGTATTTGTTATCGTTGATACACACGTTGTTGTTGCTGCTGAGAGGGGAGTTGAACTGTTGTGAGTTGTTACGTTGTTTCCTAATGGGGGTTTTGCTATGCTGTTCGTATGGGGCGATGCTCTACTGCTTCTCTGTAAGTTTGTCATTAACGATTTGTTAATTGGAGTACATTGACTTGATTAGAAATATTAGATGATTAATTGAATGTAGAGGTcaaaaagtgaataaataaaaataaaatgaaagagtAAATTCATTCACTTACGACATCAGCTCTTGAAGAGGCTGAATGGGATGGTGATGGTACAGCAGGTGACAAATACGGGCTGTGATTCAACGAGGCGTAAGGAGTGTAAAGAGGTGGATAAGAGGGCTGACTCTGCGGATACGCAGCCATTGGCAATGAAGGTGGATAGCTGGTGGTAGCTGCTCCATTTGATGGAGCTGCTGGGGTTACACCTAGACTAGCAACTGCTGGACTAGTTGTATTGTGACTCGACGATACCAGCGGTACATTTGGTGGATGGAGAGCTGGTATTGTTGTGTGTGGCTGCTGAGGCAGTGATGGCGGTGGATGAGCTGGTGATGCTGGACGCTGCTggggagctattgcacgaggatTCGCTGCTAGCGGACTAGTCATCTGCAAGAAGATAAGTAAAATCCATAAAATGatctttttttcaatttttataaccGAAAAATGAAGATGGAAGGTTGAACTTTTAGTCTCTAAAACGCttatatttagaaaaatcgatCACAAGTTATACTTACGGGTGGTTGGGATATGTGTGGTGGCAATGTGGGACTTGGTGGACTCGGCGCCGTTGGTACAGGTGCTGAGGCAGGCACAGGTGGGGGTATTGGTGCTGGTGCATCCGTTGCTGGATTTGAAATTTGTCCCCCAGTATCTGGAGGCGTTCCACCAGCACCATTTGCTGGTGGCAATACGTGTGGCGATGACGATGGCAACTCGTCTACCGAAAAAGTAATCAATTAGTTCATCTAATCAGATTCCCTAGAATTGTTAGGGGGAGGGCCGGGACGTTTTAATAAGCGCCGGTGGTGGATAAATCAATTTACTTACATTTACGTGGAAGAGGTGGGGTAGAAGATTCAAAGAGAATTGATTCTGCATCTGAACCCTGAAAATATCAATACTCTCATTACTTTGACGTCATTTtaacattcaaaatttttctttatctgTGTAttgcgaaaaattgaataatttttctggtgagaaaaaaaaatgaagtgatAAAGATATTCAACGCACCTTATCGTCTTCCCCTTCACTATCAcactagaaaaaaatcgataaaaaaattgttaatccaTCAATTGTCATTGTctgttcaattattattattgtatgACTCGAGTAATTAAATACTTACGATATAGCCTTTGCCCGAGCTGCAGTGGCTGCTGGCCTGTTGGTTAAACAAATCTATTAATGTAAACAGTGATAATAATTGGGAGAAGCAATAATCGAAGGTGATTTTTCTCCTCTCACTCCTCCCTAGTAAATTCATCTATTTTCTTTGTCATTGAACATACATCACTAAGGTGGTCCCTGGAACTATCAGCGTCCTGGCTATCCCGAGGGATGCCAGGGCCATGCAGTTGTTCCGACGCTCTCCCGCTGTCGTCACTCGTTCCTGCATCGAGGCCCtgataatcaaattaattaagagaaattattttaaggACTTTTGTAtggaatttttgttaaaattctTGTTTGAGAGGGCCTCTTAACAGATTGTGAACACTGAAAATTTTGTTCGTACCTGATTGAGCGTAGAGGGTGTCAGTATGGAATTATGGGTATAATGGTTGGGCTTGAAGTGATTCTTAATGTGATGATCGTTGTGACGATTGTTCTGGCCGGTATCCACTTTTGGTTTTTCCTCTATTGTCAGAAGCGTGTGTAGCTTCTTCAAATTGTTTTTACCAGCTAACTTTATTGCACTCTGTAAAAATAACAAACAATGTTTCAATCAATAAATCTTTGGATCGCGTTGTAATTAAAATGACTACAAACTAGTTAAATTGAAAGCGGATCTAACAATTACAATCATGTGagtgaattgaattgaataatccGATTGTATTATGCTCAATATCCgttcgaaaatttatttaaatattccaaTATTATCTGCACAATTTTATCTGGCCCACAACAAAGGAAAACTAGAAGGGATTTACCGTCTAAAAATATCCCACTGTCTTCAATATTTAATCCtgaaaatatcaatgaatTCACCCTCCCGAACGGAAGTTCAGACAAAGAAAAAGAACCTGCTCATGAATACCATCCCCTCTCTGCCTACATCTTCAACGAGAAaggtaaaaatattaattcccagtttcgaaagaagaaaaaatttccctctctcatttcatttttaaaattaattcgacTCAAGAGTAAACGTCAAggtaatttttgttataatgAATTCTCCGTGAAAAGCTGTCTCTCCGAAGCTTCTTAAAATTCCTACAGGGATCTATCAAATTTAATTAGAGTCATCAATCtccaccaaaaatttttttgacagaTGAACTTTCGTCACAATTGACACTACAAAAGCTCAAATATTTAAACCTCAAATCCTGAATT
This window contains:
- the LOC135169331 gene encoding autism susceptibility gene 2 protein homolog isoform X6, which codes for MEIEVKQRNSQRNRRRERAQRILAQRESLASAKNHNLSHQVRQRPGDDEDSHSGEDEETLGLSRSSGPRDGHQRPVRPPRPPRPRKKSSIAGGGAKEPPFEEDIIDGFAILAFRSYEDLESAIKLAGKNNLKKLHTLLTIEEKPKVDTGQNNRHNDHHIKNHFKPNHYTHNSILTPSTLNQGLDAGTSDDSGRASEQLHGPGIPRDSQDADSSRDHLSDASSHCSSGKGYICDSEGEDDKGSDAESILFESSTPPLPRKYELPSSSPHVLPPANGAGGTPPDTGGQISNPATDAPAPIPPPVPASAPVPTAPSPPSPTLPPHISQPPMTSPLAANPRAIAPQQRPASPAHPPPSLPQQPHTTIPALHPPNVPLVSSSHNTTSPAVASLGVTPAAPSNGAATTSYPPSLPMAAYPQSQPSYPPLYTPYASLNHSPYLSPAVPSPSHSASSRADVRSSRASPHTNSIAKPPLGNNVTTHNSSTPLSAATTTCVSTITNTVTTANTIAHRDIVTCSLAGRINNNNSPRGHSPNRERDSYSNVSTLSRGSITPVSVPNTSSPANSSLPAYSKAQGWISSSTSSQLSPATGTSVPRPTPPPPSAALGMHNFPPPMFAAPLPPPVSSSSPHTSLPSLPPPTTNPNPFSAESLFQTSQTDLLRRELDNRFLASSQDRNVAVSNLGPPPYLRTEMHHHQHQHTHVHQHTTPLLPPPAATTLFPPPIFKDIPKLGSVDSPFFRGNLNLSSYPGFNAGLLHPGMGPSTPFVPPNHLTSYAPKKTGKWNAMHVRIAWEIYHHQQKQQAEAKAGGVVATKTELLRPPGHLYPGGPPGGLGLGGPSLAPPFPSNMPPSHPGAPPPPHPVGFLSTSASHLGSGMSPFGRYPASYGGGNPNFPTLSAFPPTRDISQLSGLTSAVHDPWRGLQRANPGFPPTTVSWTLKPEPPSIDRRAELEERERERERQRREREELERQRREREREREEHERQRREREELERQRREREREEQRERERREREKEEKRKQQEAAERERERERRDKERRELERREMERERLMHQNRQHAMMGRDRSPLRNGTLDPSEVRVKEEPRSKDDDVVMLSRGPSVPGPGLSQGPSPIPDPRYHHPHHAYLARHPHSIPHGMSRTMMPLGHPMQHFQPPPPPPSASGPGQPPGPWTPDPFRDPYRYDALQQLRYNPLMAAAAFRAEEEERAKLYAGYNQNVAALRGKDPSPGPLSNLHMHHRAGPGPGNASRQVDGIIHAEMHKKEDSSQSR
- the LOC135169331 gene encoding autism susceptibility gene 2 protein homolog isoform X4, with the protein product MEIEVKQRNSQRNRRRERAQRILAQRESLASAKNHNLSHQVRQRPGDDEDSHSGEDEETLGLSRSSGPRDGHQRPVRPPRPPRPRKKSSIAGGGAKEPPFEEDIIDGFAILAFRSYEDLESAIKLAGKNNLKKLHTLLTIEEKPKVDTGQNNRHNDHHIKNHFKPNHYTHNSILTPSTLNQGLDAGTSDDSGRASEQLHGPGIPRDSQDADSSRDHLSDASSHCSSGKGYICDSEGEDDKGSDAESILFESSTPPLPRKYELPSSSPHVLPPANGAGGTPPDTGGQISNPATDAPAPIPPPVPASAPVPTAPSPPSPTLPPHISQPPMTSPLAANPRAIAPQQRPASPAHPPPSLPQQPHTTIPALHPPNVPLVSSSHNTTSPAVASLGVTPAAPSNGAATTSYPPSLPMAAYPQSQPSYPPLYTPYASLNHSPYLSPAVPSPSHSASSRADVRSSRASPHTNSIAKPPLGNNVTTHNSSTPLSAATTTCVSTITNTVTTANTIAHRDIVTCSLAGRINNNNSPRGHSPNRERDSYSNVSTLSRGSITPVSVPNTSSPANSSLPAYSKAQGWISSTSSQLSPATGTSVPRPTPPPPSAALGMHNFPPPMFAAPLPPPVSSSSPHTSLPSLPPPTTNPNPFSAESLFQTRVTHVTGQTDLLRRELDNRFLASSQDRNVAVSNLGPPPYLRTEMHHHQHQHTHVHQHTTPLLPPPAATTLFPPPIFKDIPKLGSVDSPFFRGNLNLSSYPGFNAGLLHPGMGPSTPFVPPNHLTSYAPKKTGKWNAMHVRIAWEIYHHQQKQQAEAKAGGVVATKTELLRPPGHLYPGGPPGGLGLGGPSLAPPFPSNMPPSHPGAPPPPHPVGFLSTSASHLGSGMSPFGRYPASYGGGNPNFPTLSAFPPTRDISQLSGLTSAVHDPWRGLQRANPGFPPTTVSWTLKPEPPSIDRRAELEERERERERQRREREELERQRREREREREEHERQRREREELERQRREREREEQRERERREREKEEKRKQQEAAERERERERRDKERRELERREMERERLMHQNRQHAMMGRDRSPLRNGTLDPSEVRVKEEPRSKDDDVVMLSRGPSVPGPGLSQGPSPIPDPRYHHPHHAYLARHPHSIPHGMSRTMMPLGHPMQHFQPPPPPPSASGPGQPPGPWTPDPFRDPYRYDALQQLRYNPLMAAAAFRAEEEERAKLYAGYNQNVAALRGKDPSPGPLSNLHMHHRAGPGPGNASRQVDGIIHAEMHKKEDSSQSR